One Natrinema halophilum genomic window carries:
- a CDS encoding cobalamin-binding protein, which yields MRIVTTLPSATETVAALGAEPVGVSHECDYPPSAAKAPSITRSRIDADESASSAEIDREVLETAESGDGVYDIDVETLEALDPDVIVTQGMCDVCAVDVAVVEAAVDRISADPEIVPTDPHTVDDVLADVTRIGDAIDRAERARKVRQDLESRIDAIRNRTADLPTADRPRVAIFDWTDPVMIAGHWTAELVDWAGGAYGLADIGDRSRPREWEDIRAYDPEVLIVAPCGFGLEQIARNSEDLRQRDGWEDLTAVREDRVWAMDGDHFLNRPGARLVETLEALAPIVRPDRFDTEETLEGSAEPFGETTISFDEIAIPFDDLDGLDSATEETDSRTELDPKP from the coding sequence ATGCGAATCGTCACGACGCTCCCGTCGGCGACTGAAACGGTCGCCGCGCTCGGGGCCGAGCCGGTCGGCGTCTCCCACGAGTGCGACTACCCGCCGAGCGCGGCGAAAGCCCCTTCGATCACTCGGTCGAGAATCGACGCGGATGAGTCGGCTTCGAGCGCCGAGATCGATCGCGAGGTCCTCGAGACCGCCGAATCCGGCGACGGTGTCTACGATATCGACGTCGAGACCCTCGAGGCCCTCGATCCGGACGTGATCGTCACCCAGGGGATGTGCGACGTCTGTGCGGTCGACGTCGCAGTCGTCGAAGCAGCCGTCGACCGGATTTCGGCCGATCCGGAGATCGTTCCGACCGATCCACACACCGTCGACGACGTACTCGCGGATGTCACGCGGATCGGCGACGCGATCGACCGGGCGGAGCGTGCCCGCAAGGTTCGACAGGATCTCGAGTCCCGAATCGACGCGATCCGAAATCGCACCGCTGACCTGCCGACCGCGGACCGGCCGCGCGTGGCGATTTTCGACTGGACCGATCCCGTAATGATCGCGGGCCACTGGACGGCCGAACTCGTCGACTGGGCGGGCGGCGCGTACGGCCTGGCGGACATCGGCGATCGCTCCCGGCCGCGCGAGTGGGAGGACATCCGCGCGTACGACCCCGAGGTTTTGATCGTCGCGCCCTGTGGCTTCGGACTCGAGCAAATCGCCCGAAACAGCGAGGACCTCCGCCAACGAGACGGATGGGAGGATCTCACCGCGGTTCGAGAAGACCGCGTCTGGGCGATGGACGGCGACCACTTCCTCAACCGCCCCGGGGCGCGACTCGTCGAGACGCTCGAGGCGCTCGCCCCGATCGTTCGCCCCGACCGCTTCGACACCGAGGAAACGCTCGAGGGCTCAGCCGAACCGTTCGGCGAAACGACGATTTCGTTCGATGAAATCGCGATCCCGTTCGACGACCTCGATGGACTCGACTCGGCGACCGAAGAGACCGATTCGCGAACCGAACTTGACCCGAAGCCGTGA
- the hisS gene encoding histidine--tRNA ligase, translating to MYDRIKGFRDFYPGEMAARRATIDVLEGTAREYGFREIGTPALERAEMWTDKSGDEIVDELYSFEDQGGRHVTLTPELTPTVARMVVAKQQELSKPIKWFSTRPFWRYEQVQQGRQREFYQTNVDIFGSSEPEADAEILAWAADALTGLGLTGDHFEFRISHRDILGGVLESYDASVDTEVAIRAVDKSDKISDIEYHDLLIDAGLTADQAAEFDDLIAGGDLEAVEAFADTERVTAAVENLQNVLAAADDFGAREHCTVSLETARGLDYYTGVVFECFDSAGDVSRSIFGGGRYDDLIESFGGQPTPAVGVAPGHATLSLLLQRAGVWPEEAVTTDYYVLQIGETRTEAARISRDLRDRGHVVETDVAGRSFGAQLEYADSINAETVVIVGEQDLANDEVTIKDMESGDQAQVPVDEFPGDLERPTFEDIS from the coding sequence ATGTACGACCGGATCAAGGGCTTTCGTGACTTCTATCCCGGCGAGATGGCCGCCAGGCGGGCCACCATCGACGTCCTGGAGGGGACCGCCCGCGAGTATGGCTTTCGCGAGATCGGAACGCCAGCCCTGGAGCGAGCGGAGATGTGGACCGACAAGAGCGGTGACGAAATCGTCGACGAACTCTACTCGTTCGAGGATCAGGGCGGACGCCACGTGACGCTGACACCCGAGTTGACGCCGACTGTCGCCCGAATGGTCGTCGCGAAACAGCAGGAACTATCGAAGCCGATCAAGTGGTTCTCCACGCGACCGTTCTGGCGCTACGAGCAGGTTCAGCAGGGGAGACAGCGCGAGTTCTACCAGACCAACGTCGACATCTTCGGTTCGTCGGAACCGGAAGCCGACGCCGAGATTCTCGCGTGGGCCGCCGATGCGCTGACCGGTCTCGGCCTCACCGGCGATCACTTCGAGTTCCGGATCTCCCACCGCGACATTCTCGGCGGCGTCCTCGAGAGCTACGACGCTTCGGTCGACACCGAGGTGGCGATCCGCGCAGTCGATAAATCCGACAAAATCTCCGACATCGAATATCACGATCTGCTGATAGATGCGGGACTGACGGCGGATCAGGCCGCGGAGTTCGACGACCTCATCGCGGGCGGCGACCTCGAGGCGGTCGAAGCGTTTGCAGATACCGAGCGCGTGACGGCGGCCGTCGAGAACCTCCAGAACGTGCTTGCCGCCGCCGATGACTTCGGTGCTCGCGAGCACTGTACCGTCTCGCTCGAGACGGCCCGCGGACTGGACTACTACACCGGCGTCGTGTTCGAGTGCTTCGATTCGGCGGGCGACGTCTCGCGTTCGATCTTCGGCGGTGGCCGCTACGACGACCTCATCGAGAGCTTCGGCGGACAGCCGACGCCCGCCGTCGGCGTGGCTCCGGGTCACGCGACGCTTTCCCTCCTGTTACAGCGGGCCGGCGTCTGGCCCGAGGAAGCAGTGACGACCGACTATTACGTCCTGCAGATCGGCGAGACGCGCACCGAAGCGGCCCGGATATCCCGCGACCTCCGCGACCGAGGCCACGTCGTCGAGACCGACGTTGCGGGCCGCTCGTTCGGCGCACAACTCGAGTACGCCGACTCGATCAACGCCGAGACGGTCGTTATCGTCGGCGAACAGGACCTCGCAAACGACGAAGTCACGATCAAGGACATGGAATCGGGCGATCAAGCACAGGTACCGGTCGACGAGTTCCCGGGGGATCTCGAGCGACCGACGTTCGAGGATATCTCCTGA
- a CDS encoding sulfatase-like hydrolase/transferase, producing the protein MADADAGTDTRPNVLLVLTDQERYDCSAPDGPPVETPTIDDLSSDGICFEQAFTPISICSSARASLLTGQFPHGHGMLNNCHEPDALQPNLPADLPTFSEHLVAAGYELTYTGKWHAGRDQTPADFGFSYLGGSDVHHDDIDEAFREYRDYRDEPVDQVSLEDEIYTGDDPRDGSEGTFVAAKSPIDVEETRAYFLAERTIDSITEHADDEDSPFFHRVDFYGPHHPYVVPEPYASMYDPDAIEPPESYLETFDGKPRVHENYLAYRGVSGFDWDIWAEAIAKYWGFITMIDHQLERILDALEEHDVSEETVVVHASDHGDFAGHHRQFNKGPLMYDDTYRIPLQIRWPGVVDAGSRSSVPVHLHDLAATFLEIADVAVPDSFDSRSLVSLLENGGDLPADEEWSRSIFAQYHGDEFGLYSQRMVRTDRYKYVYNGPDIDELYDLEADPAELHNLIDHPEYADVRVDMRTQLAAWMDDTDDPNRVWVTDVLENAS; encoded by the coding sequence ATGGCCGACGCTGACGCTGGCACCGATACCCGTCCGAACGTTCTGCTCGTCTTAACCGACCAGGAACGATACGACTGCAGTGCTCCCGATGGGCCGCCGGTCGAAACGCCGACGATCGACGATCTCTCCAGTGACGGAATCTGTTTCGAACAGGCATTCACACCGATAAGTATCTGCTCGAGTGCTCGCGCGTCGCTGCTGACCGGACAGTTTCCCCACGGCCACGGGATGTTGAACAACTGCCACGAACCGGATGCACTGCAGCCGAACCTGCCCGCCGATCTGCCGACGTTTTCTGAGCACCTCGTCGCGGCCGGCTACGAGCTGACGTACACGGGGAAGTGGCACGCCGGTCGCGATCAGACCCCCGCCGACTTCGGCTTCTCGTATCTCGGGGGTAGCGACGTCCACCACGACGACATCGACGAAGCGTTCCGCGAGTACCGCGACTACCGAGACGAGCCGGTCGATCAGGTCTCACTGGAGGACGAAATCTACACCGGTGACGATCCGCGAGACGGCAGCGAGGGCACGTTCGTCGCCGCGAAGTCGCCCATCGACGTCGAGGAGACGCGTGCGTACTTCCTGGCAGAACGGACGATCGATTCGATCACGGAACACGCCGACGACGAGGACAGTCCGTTCTTTCATCGAGTGGATTTCTACGGCCCCCATCACCCCTACGTCGTTCCCGAGCCGTACGCCTCGATGTACGATCCAGACGCGATCGAGCCGCCCGAAAGCTACCTCGAGACCTTCGACGGGAAGCCGCGGGTCCACGAGAACTACCTCGCGTACCGAGGTGTCTCAGGCTTCGACTGGGACATCTGGGCAGAAGCGATCGCGAAGTACTGGGGGTTCATCACGATGATCGACCATCAACTCGAGCGCATACTCGACGCCCTCGAGGAGCACGACGTCTCTGAGGAAACGGTCGTCGTCCACGCCTCGGATCACGGCGATTTCGCCGGACACCACCGCCAGTTCAACAAGGGACCGCTGATGTACGACGATACGTACCGTATCCCGCTCCAGATTCGATGGCCGGGGGTAGTCGACGCCGGTTCGCGCTCTTCGGTCCCGGTTCACCTGCACGATCTGGCAGCGACTTTCCTCGAGATCGCCGACGTTGCTGTCCCCGACAGCTTCGATTCGCGCAGTCTCGTTTCGCTCCTGGAAAACGGCGGCGACCTCCCCGCCGACGAGGAGTGGTCCCGGTCGATTTTCGCCCAGTACCACGGCGACGAGTTCGGTCTCTACAGCCAGCGGATGGTCCGGACCGATCGATACAAGTACGTCTACAACGGCCCCGACATCGACGAACTGTACGACCTCGAGGCCGACCCCGCCGAGTTGCACAACCTGATCGACCACCCCGAGTACGCAGACGTCAGAGTAGATATGCGAACGCAACTGGCCGCGTGGATGGACGATACCGACGATCCGAACCGCGTCTGGGTGACGGACGTACTCGAGAACGCATCGTGA
- a CDS encoding molybdopterin biosynthesis protein → MNRKEFRDLASPDEANEAIESLSLEAGIERVPLEDARGRVLVARLDAELDVPGFDRASLDGYALRARDTFGADEADPARLEVVGEAHAGQKPGVSLDEGQAVEISTGAVMPDGADAMVPVERTDRVDGSSADQGTGHITNANAEREAANADADVVLIRTSVAPGDNVMFAGADVAAGERALGPGTRITPRDVGLLSALGIREVPVRARPRVGIVSTGDELVRPGEQLDSERGEIYDVNSYTIAAGVEDAGGEAVLYPHAGDDRDEMERILRTAADDCELVLSSGSTSASAVDVIYRVIEEQGELLVHGVSVKPGKPMLIGRLDDSAYIGLPGYPVSAMMVFRTFVAPAIRRAASIPEPASATVTGRLARQERYGEGRQRLMPVGLVETADGETLVYPVDKGSGATTSLADADGVVEVPPETDYLEDGEPVTVTLFSPDVRPPTLFGVGEDDPTVSRALDRLENPRYLSVGTRPGLRRLRDGVPDVAVAAGPLERDEGATAAKSEREGGHGGDAVELGRWERDWGLIVRAGNPDEIEGLADLVDRDLRFVNRTTDSGLRSSLGASIADLAADRGTDRHVLEDAIEGFDLGLRAHESPARTVIAGDADAGLGLRETAERLDLGFVSVGKQPIRVLANQDRADKKGVLELEEALERV, encoded by the coding sequence ATGAACCGCAAGGAATTCCGTGATCTCGCCTCACCCGACGAAGCCAACGAGGCGATCGAATCGCTCTCGCTCGAGGCCGGGATCGAACGCGTCCCGCTCGAAGACGCGCGCGGCCGGGTACTCGTAGCGCGACTCGATGCCGAACTCGACGTCCCGGGGTTCGATCGGGCGAGCCTCGACGGCTACGCTCTTCGAGCGAGGGACACCTTCGGCGCGGACGAGGCAGACCCCGCTCGACTCGAGGTCGTCGGCGAGGCCCACGCCGGGCAGAAACCGGGGGTTTCCCTCGACGAGGGGCAGGCGGTCGAAATCTCGACCGGCGCGGTGATGCCCGACGGGGCCGACGCGATGGTGCCGGTCGAGCGCACGGACCGCGTCGACGGATCGTCCGCAGACCAGGGTACCGGTCACATAACGAATGCAAACGCGGAGCGGGAAGCAGCGAACGCGGACGCCGACGTAGTTCTGATCCGCACCTCGGTCGCCCCCGGCGACAACGTCATGTTCGCAGGGGCGGACGTCGCGGCCGGCGAGCGCGCACTCGGTCCCGGGACGCGGATCACGCCCCGGGATGTCGGCCTCCTGTCGGCGCTCGGGATCCGCGAAGTTCCCGTGCGAGCACGACCGCGCGTCGGCATCGTCTCGACAGGTGACGAACTCGTGCGGCCGGGTGAGCAACTCGACAGCGAACGCGGGGAGATTTACGACGTCAACAGCTATACCATCGCCGCAGGCGTCGAAGACGCCGGTGGCGAGGCGGTCCTCTACCCGCACGCCGGAGACGACCGTGACGAGATGGAGCGGATTCTTCGGACCGCGGCCGACGACTGCGAACTCGTGCTCTCGTCGGGCTCGACCAGCGCGAGTGCGGTCGACGTTATCTACCGCGTCATCGAAGAGCAGGGAGAACTGCTGGTTCACGGCGTAAGCGTCAAGCCGGGGAAACCGATGCTAATCGGTCGGTTGGACGATTCCGCGTACATCGGTCTTCCGGGCTACCCCGTCTCGGCGATGATGGTTTTCCGAACGTTCGTCGCGCCGGCGATCCGTCGCGCTGCCAGCATTCCGGAGCCCGCGTCTGCCACCGTCACCGGGCGTCTGGCTCGGCAGGAACGCTACGGAGAGGGGCGCCAACGACTCATGCCGGTCGGGTTGGTCGAGACTGCAGACGGCGAAACGCTCGTCTACCCCGTCGACAAGGGTAGCGGCGCGACGACCAGCCTCGCCGACGCCGACGGCGTCGTTGAGGTCCCTCCCGAGACAGACTACCTCGAGGACGGCGAGCCGGTCACCGTCACCCTGTTTTCGCCGGACGTTCGACCGCCGACCCTGTTCGGCGTCGGCGAGGACGACCCGACAGTCTCCCGAGCGCTCGACCGTCTCGAGAACCCGCGCTACCTTTCGGTCGGTACCCGGCCCGGGCTGCGGCGGCTCCGGGACGGGGTCCCCGACGTGGCGGTTGCAGCGGGGCCGCTGGAGCGCGACGAAGGGGCAACAGCCGCCAAATCGGAACGGGAAGGCGGACACGGGGGCGACGCGGTCGAACTCGGTCGCTGGGAGCGCGACTGGGGCCTGATCGTCCGAGCCGGCAACCCCGACGAGATCGAGGGGCTCGCCGATCTGGTCGATCGCGATCTACGGTTCGTCAATCGAACGACCGACTCCGGGTTGCGCTCGAGTCTCGGCGCTTCGATCGCCGACCTCGCAGCCGACCGCGGAACGGACCGGCACGTCCTCGAGGACGCGATCGAGGGATTCGACCTCGGATTGCGCGCCCACGAGAGTCCCGCCCGCACGGTCATCGCCGGAGATGCCGACGCCGGTCTCGGTCTGCGCGAGACCGCCGAACGACTCGATCTTGGCTTCGTCTCCGTCGGCAAGCAACCGATACGAGTGCTCGCGAATCAAGATCGAGCGGACAAGAAGGGTGTACTGGAACTCGAGGAAGCACTAGAGAGGGTATAG
- a CDS encoding sensor histidine kinase — MQRVADEDDWIAELGEQLPVSPLSALGLFLATIIGTRIALEHVTTRVLLESIFPLLAATAVVLADRWLVAHDVSLRDRLTVFGYGLGGFLAAVVVTALHLYVLYLEETGARAPLYLLLMGGTVGVGAGTVAGIYEIQQRAAVREAERQSARLEEFASVVSHDLRNPLGVAQGRLRAAFTTGEAQHLQEVDAALARMDELIEETLSVARNGTQVEDAADVALVELASEAWTSVDTETATFETVGNRTLQVDPVRAKQLFENLYRNAIDHGDEDVHVRVGPCDGGFFVADDGPGIPEVEHDEVLEHGYSTTDEGSGLGLAIVRAIADAHGWQVAVGESKDGGARFEFTRGT, encoded by the coding sequence GTGCAACGCGTGGCCGACGAAGACGATTGGATCGCGGAACTCGGCGAGCAGTTGCCGGTTTCGCCGCTGTCGGCGCTGGGGCTGTTTCTCGCCACGATTATCGGGACGCGAATCGCGCTCGAGCACGTCACTACCCGGGTATTGCTCGAAAGTATCTTTCCGCTGCTGGCCGCGACGGCGGTTGTACTCGCCGATCGCTGGCTCGTCGCTCACGACGTATCGCTCCGGGATCGGCTCACCGTTTTCGGCTACGGTCTCGGCGGATTCCTGGCAGCCGTCGTCGTGACGGCGCTTCACCTATACGTGCTGTATCTCGAGGAAACCGGCGCAAGAGCGCCCCTGTATTTGCTTCTGATGGGCGGAACCGTCGGTGTCGGTGCGGGCACCGTCGCCGGCATCTACGAAATCCAACAACGGGCTGCCGTCCGGGAAGCCGAACGGCAGAGCGCCCGGCTCGAAGAGTTCGCGAGCGTCGTCAGTCATGACCTGCGAAATCCACTCGGCGTCGCTCAGGGTCGGCTTCGAGCGGCGTTTACCACCGGGGAAGCACAACACCTGCAGGAGGTCGATGCGGCGCTTGCGCGAATGGACGAACTCATCGAGGAGACGCTGTCGGTCGCTCGTAACGGCACGCAAGTCGAGGATGCCGCCGACGTGGCGCTGGTCGAACTCGCGAGCGAAGCCTGGACGAGCGTCGACACGGAGACGGCGACCTTCGAAACGGTCGGAAATCGGACGCTGCAGGTCGATCCCGTCCGAGCGAAACAGCTCTTCGAGAACCTCTACCGGAACGCAATCGATCACGGCGACGAAGACGTTCATGTTCGCGTCGGCCCGTGCGACGGCGGCTTCTTCGTCGCGGACGACGGCCCCGGAATCCCTGAGGTCGAACACGACGAGGTCCTCGAGCACGGGTACTCGACGACGGACGAGGGCTCGGGCCTGGGCCTCGCGATCGTCCGCGCCATCGCCGATGCCCACGGCTGGCAAGTAGCGGTCGGGGAAAGCAAAGACGGCGGAGCGCGGTTCGAATTTACACGCGGGACCTGA
- a CDS encoding desampylase, translating into MIVLPTAVREAILERAREGRPEEICGILGGEYRPDGRSRVQGQYPAENVAETPRMRYEIDPEKQLAVFKRLEDRGEEIVGFYHSHPRGPARPSETDVAAATWPDRSYLIVSLDPLEIGSWRWRTDGEDDAGGDGVDERFERERIIAD; encoded by the coding sequence GTGATCGTCCTGCCAACCGCCGTTCGCGAGGCGATCCTCGAACGCGCTCGGGAAGGGCGACCCGAAGAAATCTGCGGGATTCTCGGCGGAGAGTACAGGCCCGACGGCCGGAGCCGCGTACAGGGACAGTACCCGGCCGAAAACGTCGCCGAAACCCCCCGGATGCGGTACGAAATCGATCCCGAGAAACAGCTCGCGGTCTTCAAACGTCTCGAGGACCGCGGCGAGGAAATCGTCGGCTTCTATCACTCCCACCCGCGCGGCCCGGCGCGACCGAGCGAAACCGACGTCGCGGCGGCGACCTGGCCGGATCGCTCGTATCTGATCGTGTCGCTCGACCCGCTCGAGATCGGCTCGTGGCGCTGGCGGACGGACGGCGAAGACGATGCCGGCGGGGATGGCGTCGACGAGCGATTCGAACGCGAGCGGATCATCGCCGACTGA
- a CDS encoding MATE family efflux transporter, translating into MSFGPRDVPNPFRWLLLAVGYLLARAGVIDLRRVERTTDLAWPRIVTGIARMSKSAADVAMVGIALGPAAIAGVGLATPYWGLAFAVGGGIAGATIGLVSQRYSGGTATGLSLAVKTSGLIVVAILLPLAALYVVGSEHLIALIGDDVAAVAFGAEYLRTVAVGVPFAGLNLVASRTLVGADDAWTPMILRSAGAIVNVGLNGVLIFVLELGVVGAAIGTVVANVVVLSAFGIGFTRGRLPLVGDFPVTIDITRPHAPLSEIRTVLGIGTPLVFTNVARRGAQFPMLAIVALFGPNVLAAYVIARRARDLMDTPGWGFSLASSSLVGQELGTGDEGDADAYGREVLWFGTAVYLVSGAIVFVFAEPIGRLFVDDPSVLPLVTTFIAVACVSVVFRGVSSGATGPLRASGDTRWPFYGQLLGLYGFALPVALVGAISVPLPYVESVTPLGIGALYAALILETLVPAIVTYYRFTTGHWKVISRAYRPEPSPDD; encoded by the coding sequence GTGTCTTTTGGACCGAGGGACGTCCCGAACCCCTTCCGGTGGCTCCTGCTGGCGGTGGGCTATCTGCTCGCTCGAGCAGGCGTAATCGATCTGCGACGCGTCGAGCGGACGACGGACCTCGCCTGGCCTCGGATCGTTACGGGGATCGCTCGGATGTCGAAGTCCGCAGCGGACGTCGCCATGGTCGGGATCGCGCTCGGACCGGCGGCTATCGCCGGCGTCGGACTCGCGACCCCGTACTGGGGGCTCGCGTTCGCGGTCGGCGGGGGAATCGCCGGCGCGACCATCGGTCTGGTCTCACAGCGATACAGCGGCGGGACGGCGACGGGACTCTCGCTGGCGGTCAAAACGAGCGGCCTCATCGTGGTCGCGATTCTGCTCCCGCTCGCGGCCCTCTACGTGGTCGGGTCCGAGCACCTGATCGCGCTCATCGGCGACGACGTCGCCGCGGTCGCCTTCGGCGCGGAGTACCTCAGAACCGTCGCCGTGGGGGTGCCGTTCGCCGGGCTCAACCTCGTGGCCAGTCGGACGCTCGTCGGCGCCGACGACGCGTGGACGCCGATGATACTGCGGTCGGCCGGTGCGATCGTCAACGTGGGACTCAACGGAGTGTTGATATTCGTTCTGGAACTGGGCGTCGTCGGCGCGGCGATCGGAACGGTCGTCGCGAACGTCGTCGTCCTTTCGGCGTTCGGGATCGGCTTCACCCGCGGCCGGCTACCGCTGGTCGGCGACTTTCCCGTCACGATCGATATCACGAGACCGCACGCGCCGCTCAGCGAAATCCGAACCGTCCTCGGCATCGGAACGCCGCTGGTATTTACGAACGTCGCGCGGCGGGGCGCCCAGTTCCCGATGCTCGCGATCGTCGCGCTCTTCGGACCGAACGTCCTCGCCGCCTACGTCATCGCCCGTCGCGCCCGGGACCTGATGGATACGCCCGGCTGGGGCTTCTCGCTCGCATCCAGCAGTCTGGTCGGCCAGGAACTGGGTACCGGGGACGAAGGGGACGCTGACGCCTACGGGCGCGAAGTCCTCTGGTTCGGGACCGCCGTCTACCTCGTCAGCGGGGCCATCGTCTTCGTGTTCGCCGAACCGATCGGTCGCCTATTCGTAGACGACCCGTCGGTCCTGCCGCTCGTGACCACGTTCATCGCCGTCGCCTGCGTCAGCGTCGTCTTTCGCGGTGTGAGCAGTGGTGCGACCGGCCCCCTCCGCGCCAGCGGCGATACTCGATGGCCGTTTTACGGCCAGCTGCTCGGTCTGTATGGATTTGCGCTCCCCGTCGCACTCGTCGGTGCGATTTCGGTCCCCCTTCCGTACGTCGAATCCGTGACGCCGCTCGGAATCGGCGCGCTCTACGCCGCGTTGATCCTCGAGACACTCGTTCCCGCCATCGTCACCTACTACCGGTTTACGACCGGCCACTGGAAGGTCATCAGCCGAGCGTATCGCCCCGAACCGTCGCCGGACGATTAG